A window of the Serratia sarumanii genome harbors these coding sequences:
- a CDS encoding NAD(P)-dependent alcohol dehydrogenase has translation MNITHAYAAHDAKSALVPFDYPPRALRDHDVQIQVLFCGVCHSDLHQARNEWSNTIYPVVPGHEIVGRVSAVGDHVSRYRVGDLVGVGCMVDSCRSCPSCDEGLEQYCENGFTGTYNGQDRQTGAVTYGGYSTDLVVDQDFVLRVPENLDPAGVAPLLCAGITTYSPLRQWGAGPGKKVGIVGLGGLGHMGVKLARAMGAHVVLFTTSPSKIEDAKRLGAHEVVISRNPEEMAQHVNSFDFILNTVAAQHDLNPFLNLLRRDGTLTLVGAPEHDHPSPQVFNLIMKRRRIAGSLIGGIAETQEMLDFCGQHGITSDIELIPMQQINEAYERMLKSDVKYRFVVDIDSLRV, from the coding sequence ATGAACATTACCCATGCCTATGCCGCGCATGACGCGAAGTCTGCGCTGGTGCCTTTCGATTACCCACCGCGCGCCCTGCGCGACCACGATGTGCAAATTCAGGTGTTGTTCTGCGGCGTGTGCCATTCGGATCTGCACCAGGCGCGCAATGAATGGAGCAATACCATTTACCCGGTGGTGCCGGGCCACGAAATCGTCGGCCGCGTTAGCGCCGTCGGCGACCACGTCTCGCGTTACCGGGTCGGCGATCTGGTCGGCGTCGGGTGCATGGTGGATTCCTGCCGCAGCTGCCCGAGCTGCGATGAGGGGCTGGAGCAGTATTGCGAGAACGGCTTCACCGGCACCTATAACGGTCAGGACCGCCAGACCGGCGCCGTGACCTACGGCGGCTACTCCACCGATCTGGTGGTGGATCAGGACTTCGTGCTGCGAGTGCCGGAGAATCTCGATCCGGCCGGGGTCGCGCCGCTGCTGTGCGCCGGCATCACCACCTATTCGCCGCTGCGCCAGTGGGGCGCGGGGCCAGGCAAAAAGGTCGGCATCGTCGGGCTCGGCGGGCTGGGGCACATGGGCGTCAAACTGGCGCGGGCGATGGGCGCGCACGTGGTGCTGTTCACCACCTCGCCGTCGAAAATCGAAGACGCTAAGCGTCTTGGCGCGCATGAAGTGGTGATTTCGCGCAACCCGGAGGAGATGGCGCAGCACGTCAACAGCTTCGACTTCATCCTCAACACGGTAGCGGCCCAGCACGATCTGAATCCGTTCCTCAACCTGCTGCGCCGCGACGGCACCCTGACGCTGGTCGGCGCGCCGGAGCACGATCATCCGTCGCCGCAGGTGTTCAATCTGATCATGAAGCGCCGCCGCATCGCCGGTTCGCTGATCGGCGGCATCGCGGAAACGCAAGAGATGCTGGACTTCTGCGGCCAACACGGCATCACGTCGGATATCGAGCTGATCCCGATGCAGCAGATTAATGAAGCCTATGAGCGCATGCTGAAAAGCGACGTGAAGTACCGCTTCGTGGTGGACATCGACTCGCTGCGGGTCTGA
- the maa gene encoding maltose O-acetyltransferase, which produces MAISEEKRKMIAGELYDAGDDLLRSERRRARQLTHRYNHSSPEEGELRKQWLGELLGGYQGGTIEPTFRCDYGYNIYLGKNFYANFDCVILDVCEVHIGDNCLLAPGVHIYTATHPLDAETRVGGAEFGKPVRIGDNVWIGGRAVINPGVTIGDNAVVASGAVVTKDVPANCVVGGNPARIIKQL; this is translated from the coding sequence ATGGCCATCAGCGAAGAAAAGCGCAAGATGATCGCCGGGGAACTGTACGACGCCGGCGATGACCTGCTGCGCAGCGAACGTCGGCGCGCGCGCCAGCTGACGCATCGCTATAACCACTCCTCGCCGGAAGAGGGCGAGCTGCGCAAACAGTGGCTGGGCGAGTTGCTGGGCGGCTATCAGGGCGGCACCATCGAGCCGACCTTCCGCTGCGACTACGGCTATAACATCTATCTGGGCAAGAACTTCTACGCCAACTTCGACTGCGTGATCCTCGACGTGTGCGAGGTGCATATCGGCGACAACTGCCTGCTGGCGCCGGGCGTGCATATCTACACCGCGACCCATCCGCTGGACGCCGAGACCCGCGTCGGTGGGGCGGAGTTCGGCAAACCGGTCAGGATTGGCGATAACGTGTGGATCGGCGGGCGCGCGGTGATCAATCCGGGGGTGACCATCGGCGACAATGCGGTCGTTGCCTCCGGTGCGGTGGTAACCAAAGACGTGCCGGCCAATTGCGTGGTGGGCGGCAACCCGGCCAGGATCATCAAGCAGCTATAA
- a CDS encoding MmcQ/YjbR family DNA-binding protein, giving the protein MNNSALLEYCMAKPGAEQSDQNQWQASQIKVGDVMFAMVCEVEGRPALAVKSSPELAESLREHHPEIVACDGLNKAHWNTVFLDGNLPNSQFYTLIDSSYQLVVEGLPEHVRQELRA; this is encoded by the coding sequence ATGAATAACAGTGCATTGCTGGAGTACTGCATGGCGAAGCCGGGCGCGGAGCAAAGCGACCAGAACCAGTGGCAGGCCAGCCAGATCAAGGTGGGCGACGTGATGTTCGCCATGGTGTGCGAGGTCGAAGGGCGGCCGGCGCTAGCGGTCAAGTCCAGCCCGGAGCTGGCGGAAAGCCTGCGTGAACACCATCCTGAGATCGTCGCCTGCGACGGCCTGAACAAGGCGCACTGGAACACGGTGTTTCTTGACGGCAACCTGCCGAACTCGCAGTTTTACACGCTGATCGACAGCTCCTATCAGCTGGTGGTGGAAGGCCTGCCCGAACACGTGCGCCAGGAACTGCGCGCCTGA
- a CDS encoding secondary thiamine-phosphate synthase enzyme YjbQ → MWHQQTLILSAKARGFHLVTDEITNQLTHLHRLQTGLLHLLLQHTSASLTLNENCDPTVRADMEQHFLRQVPENAPYQHDYEGPDDMPAHIKSSLLGASLTLPVRHGRLMLGTWQGIWLGEHRIHGGARRIVATLQGE, encoded by the coding sequence ATGTGGCATCAGCAAACGCTAATCCTCAGCGCAAAAGCGCGTGGCTTTCATCTGGTTACCGACGAGATCACCAACCAGTTAACCCACTTACACCGCCTGCAAACCGGCCTGTTGCATCTGTTGCTGCAGCATACCTCGGCCTCGCTGACGCTCAACGAGAACTGCGATCCCACGGTGCGAGCCGATATGGAGCAGCATTTCCTGCGTCAGGTGCCGGAAAACGCACCCTATCAGCATGACTACGAAGGGCCGGACGATATGCCGGCGCACATCAAATCCTCGCTGCTGGGCGCTTCTCTGACGCTGCCCGTCAGGCACGGGCGGCTGATGTTGGGCACATGGCAGGGCATCTGGCTGGGGGAGCACCGCATCCACGGCGGAGCACGCCGTATTGTGGCCACGTTACAGGGGGAATAA
- a CDS encoding amino acid aminotransferase, whose protein sequence is MFQNVDAYAGDPILSLMEKFKQDPRAHKVNLSIGLYYDAQGIIPQMRAVAAAQAQLNSVEHGASVYLPMEGLQPYRSAIQQLLFGAQHPMLQQGRIATIQTVGGSGALKVGADFLKSYFPDSQVWVSDPTWENHVAIFSGAGFKVNTYPYFDGESLGVKFDAMLAALKQLPKHSIALLHPCCHNPTGSDLTPAQWDEVVKVIAEREIIPFLDIAYQGFGGGMEQDAYAIRAIAAAGLPCLVSNSFSKIFSLYGERVGGLSVVCESEEAAGRVLGQLKATVRRNYSSPPNFGAQLVAKVLNDAQLKTQWLDEVESMRTRILEMRHALVDTLKSALPQRNFDYLLAQRGMFSYTGFSAAQVDRLREEFGVYLIHSGRMCVAGLNHNNVRQVAEAFAAVQ, encoded by the coding sequence GTGTTCCAGAACGTTGACGCCTATGCCGGCGATCCCATTCTGTCGCTGATGGAAAAATTCAAACAAGACCCGCGCGCACACAAGGTGAACCTGAGTATCGGCCTGTACTACGATGCGCAGGGCATCATCCCGCAGATGCGGGCGGTCGCCGCGGCGCAAGCGCAGTTGAACAGCGTCGAGCACGGCGCCTCGGTATACCTGCCGATGGAAGGGCTGCAACCCTACCGTTCCGCCATCCAGCAGCTGCTGTTCGGCGCGCAGCACCCGATGCTGCAGCAGGGGCGCATCGCCACCATTCAGACCGTCGGCGGTTCCGGCGCGCTGAAAGTGGGCGCCGACTTCCTGAAAAGCTACTTCCCGGATTCGCAGGTGTGGGTCAGCGATCCCACCTGGGAAAACCACGTCGCCATCTTCAGCGGCGCCGGTTTCAAGGTGAATACCTACCCGTATTTCGACGGCGAAAGCCTGGGCGTGAAGTTCGACGCCATGCTCGCAGCGCTGAAACAGCTGCCGAAGCACAGCATCGCGCTGCTGCACCCGTGCTGCCACAACCCGACCGGTTCCGACCTGACCCCTGCCCAGTGGGATGAGGTGGTCAAGGTGATCGCCGAGCGTGAAATCATTCCGTTCCTCGACATCGCCTATCAGGGCTTCGGCGGCGGCATGGAGCAGGATGCCTACGCCATTCGCGCCATCGCGGCGGCCGGCCTGCCGTGCCTGGTGAGCAACTCGTTCTCGAAGATCTTCTCGCTGTACGGCGAGCGCGTCGGCGGCCTGTCGGTGGTGTGCGAAAGCGAAGAGGCGGCCGGGCGCGTGCTGGGCCAGCTGAAGGCCACCGTGCGCCGCAACTACTCGAGCCCGCCGAACTTCGGCGCGCAGCTGGTGGCCAAGGTGCTGAACGACGCCCAGCTGAAAACCCAGTGGCTGGACGAAGTGGAGAGCATGCGCACCCGCATTCTCGAGATGCGTCACGCGCTGGTGGACACCCTGAAGAGCGCGCTGCCGCAGCGCAACTTCGATTACCTGCTGGCGCAGCGCGGCATGTTCAGCTACACCGGCTTCAGCGCGGCGCAGGTCGATCGCCTGCGTGAAGAGTTCGGCGTCTACCTGATCCACAGCGGCCGCATGTGCGTGGCCGGCCTGAACCACAACAACGTGCGTCAGGTGGCCGAGGCGTTTGCCGCGGTGCAGTAA
- a CDS encoding Lrp/AsnC family transcriptional regulator, with protein MYNIDDFDMKILTLLQANGRLTNQELSELVGLSASQCSRRRISLEQAQLIRGYHARLAPEAVGLGLVGLIEVSLITHAQEQIDSFHQMLEEVDAILDAYKTTGDADYLLKVAVADLPALSEFISQTLSPHKSVAHIKTAVVLNRIKENGLLPVAR; from the coding sequence ATGTACAACATTGACGATTTTGATATGAAAATCCTGACGCTGTTACAGGCCAACGGCCGTCTGACCAATCAGGAACTGAGCGAGCTGGTCGGGCTCTCCGCCTCCCAATGTTCGCGGCGGCGCATCAGCCTGGAGCAGGCGCAGCTGATCCGCGGCTACCACGCGCGGCTGGCGCCGGAGGCGGTCGGCCTGGGGCTGGTGGGGCTGATCGAAGTCAGCCTGATCACGCACGCGCAGGAGCAGATCGACAGCTTTCATCAGATGCTGGAGGAGGTGGACGCGATCCTTGACGCTTACAAGACCACCGGCGACGCCGATTACCTGCTGAAAGTGGCGGTGGCGGACCTGCCGGCGCTGAGCGAGTTCATCAGCCAGACGCTGTCGCCGCACAAAAGCGTGGCGCATATCAAAACGGCGGTGGTGCTCAATCGCATCAAGGAAAACGGTTTGTTGCCGGTGGCGAGATAA
- a CDS encoding transporter substrate-binding domain-containing protein: MKKLLPLALLLAAGGAGAQSHLDKVLQQKTLEVCTTGDYKPYTFLKEDGGYEGIDIDMAESLAKSLGAKVKWVKTSWKTLTPDFTSGKCDIAMGGISVTLERQKQVFFADKLDTDGKIPLVRCTDVKKYRTLEQINKPSVRLLEPAGGTNEAFVHAYLPKAKLTLTHDNMSIFQQLVDRKADVMITDASEALYQQKRYPKLCAVNPSKPMQYGEKAYMLPRDDLSWKLYVDQWLHLAKATGEYQKIIDKWLAVKK, from the coding sequence ATGAAAAAGCTACTCCCTCTCGCGCTGCTGCTCGCCGCCGGCGGCGCTGGCGCGCAATCCCACCTGGACAAGGTGCTGCAGCAAAAGACCCTGGAGGTCTGCACCACCGGCGACTACAAGCCCTATACCTTCCTCAAGGAAGACGGCGGCTATGAAGGCATCGACATCGATATGGCGGAGTCGCTGGCCAAGAGCCTGGGCGCCAAAGTGAAGTGGGTGAAAACCAGCTGGAAAACCCTGACGCCGGACTTCACCTCCGGCAAGTGCGATATCGCGATGGGCGGCATCTCCGTCACGCTGGAGCGACAAAAACAGGTGTTCTTCGCCGACAAGCTGGATACCGACGGCAAAATCCCGCTGGTGCGCTGCACCGACGTGAAGAAATACCGCACTCTCGAGCAGATCAACAAACCGTCGGTGCGCCTGCTGGAGCCGGCGGGCGGCACCAACGAAGCCTTCGTGCACGCCTATCTGCCGAAGGCCAAGCTGACGCTGACGCACGACAACATGAGCATTTTCCAGCAGTTGGTAGACCGCAAGGCGGACGTGATGATCACCGACGCCTCCGAGGCGCTGTACCAGCAGAAGCGCTATCCGAAGCTGTGCGCGGTGAATCCGAGCAAACCGATGCAGTACGGCGAGAAGGCTTACATGCTGCCGCGCGACGATCTGAGCTGGAAACTGTATGTGGATCAGTGGCTGCACCTGGCCAAGGCGACCGGCGAGTATCAGAAGATTATCGACAAGTGGTTGGCGGTAAAGAAGTAA
- the alr gene encoding alanine racemase, which yields MKAATAVIDRRALRHNLQQVRRQAPQSRLIAVVKANAYGHGLLETAHTLQDADCYGVARIGEALMLRSGGIVKPILLLEGFFCAEDLPVLVANNIETAVHSIEQLEALEQAELARPVPVWMKLDTGMHRLGVRPEQAEAFYQRLCACRNVAQPVNIMSHFSRADEPESDATLKQIACFEQFARGKPGQRSVAASGGTLLWPDAHNEWVRPGIILYGVSPLDNGSGAEHGLQPAMTLKSSLIAVREHKAGEAVGYGGTWVSPRDTRLGVVAMGYGDGYPRSAPTGTPILINGREVPIVGRVSMDMISVDLGPDAADKVGDEAVLWGQALPVERIAACTGISAYELITKLTQRVAMEYIGD from the coding sequence ATGAAAGCGGCAACCGCTGTAATCGACCGCCGCGCTCTGCGACATAATCTGCAACAGGTGCGCCGCCAGGCGCCGCAAAGCCGCCTGATTGCCGTTGTGAAAGCAAACGCTTATGGACATGGCCTGCTGGAAACAGCCCACACCTTGCAAGACGCCGACTGCTACGGCGTGGCGCGCATCGGCGAGGCGCTGATGCTGCGCTCCGGCGGCATCGTCAAACCGATCCTGCTGCTGGAAGGCTTCTTCTGTGCCGAAGATCTGCCGGTGCTGGTGGCGAACAACATCGAAACCGCGGTACACAGCATCGAACAGCTCGAAGCCCTGGAGCAGGCCGAGCTGGCGCGCCCGGTGCCGGTGTGGATGAAGCTCGATACCGGCATGCATCGGCTGGGGGTGCGCCCCGAACAGGCGGAAGCGTTTTATCAGCGCCTGTGCGCCTGCCGCAACGTGGCGCAGCCGGTCAATATCATGAGCCACTTCAGCCGCGCCGATGAGCCGGAATCCGACGCCACCCTGAAACAGATCGCCTGCTTCGAGCAGTTCGCGCGCGGCAAACCGGGCCAGCGCTCGGTCGCCGCGTCCGGCGGCACGCTGCTGTGGCCGGATGCCCACAATGAGTGGGTGCGTCCCGGCATCATTTTGTACGGCGTGTCGCCTCTGGATAACGGCAGCGGCGCCGAGCATGGGCTGCAGCCGGCGATGACGTTGAAATCCAGCCTGATCGCGGTACGCGAGCACAAGGCCGGCGAAGCGGTCGGCTACGGCGGCACCTGGGTAAGCCCGCGCGATACCCGGCTGGGCGTGGTGGCGATGGGATACGGCGACGGCTACCCGCGCAGCGCGCCGACCGGTACGCCGATCCTGATCAACGGCCGCGAAGTGCCGATCGTCGGCCGGGTGTCGATGGACATGATTTCGGTCGATCTCGGGCCGGACGCCGCCGATAAGGTGGGGGATGAAGCGGTGCTGTGGGGCCAGGCGCTGCCGGTCGAGCGCATCGCCGCCTGCACCGGCATCAGCGCTTACGAACTTATCACCAAGCTCACGCAGCGCGTGGCGATGGAATACATCGGCGACTGA
- the dnaB gene encoding replicative DNA helicase codes for MAGKKPTNKTNADETRERSRDRQMEGLKMPPHSLEAEQSVLGGLMLDNERWDNVAERVVANDFFSRPHRLIFTEMQRLLEMSKPIDLITLSESLEQKGELDSVGGFAYLAELSKNTPSAANIGAYADIVRERAVVREMISVANEIADAGYDPQGRSSEDLLDLAESRVFQIAENRASKDEGPKGIERILEDTVSRIEQLYQQPHDGVTGVDTGYQDLNKKTAGMQKSDLIIVAARPSMGKTTFAMNLCENAAMTQEKPVLIFSLEMPGEQIMMRMLASLSRVDQTRIRTGQLDDEDWARISSTMGILLEKRNMYIDDSSGLTPTEVRSRARRIFREHDGLSLIMIDYLQLMRVPALSDNRTLEIAEISRSLKALAKELQVPVVALSQLNRSLEQRADKRPVNSDLRESGSIEQDADLIMFIYRDEVYHENSDLKGIAEIIIGKQRNGPIGTVRLTFNGQWSRFDNYAGPQYDDE; via the coding sequence ATGGCAGGAAAAAAACCAACCAACAAAACAAACGCGGACGAAACCAGAGAGCGTTCCAGAGATCGTCAGATGGAAGGGCTGAAGATGCCGCCGCACTCGCTGGAGGCCGAGCAGTCGGTGTTGGGCGGTTTGATGCTGGATAACGAGCGCTGGGACAACGTGGCGGAGCGCGTGGTCGCCAACGATTTCTTCAGCCGCCCGCACCGCCTGATCTTTACCGAGATGCAGCGTCTGCTGGAGATGAGCAAGCCTATCGACCTCATCACCCTGTCCGAATCGCTCGAACAAAAGGGCGAACTGGACTCGGTCGGCGGCTTCGCCTACCTGGCCGAGCTGTCGAAAAACACCCCGAGCGCCGCCAACATCGGCGCCTACGCCGACATCGTGCGCGAGCGCGCGGTGGTGCGCGAGATGATCTCGGTGGCTAACGAGATCGCCGACGCCGGCTACGATCCGCAGGGGCGCAGCAGCGAAGACCTGCTCGATCTGGCGGAATCCCGCGTCTTCCAAATCGCCGAGAACCGCGCCAGCAAAGACGAGGGCCCGAAGGGCATCGAGCGTATTCTGGAAGACACCGTGTCGCGCATTGAGCAGCTGTATCAGCAGCCGCACGATGGCGTGACCGGGGTCGATACCGGCTATCAAGACCTCAACAAGAAAACCGCGGGCATGCAAAAGTCCGATCTGATCATCGTCGCCGCCCGTCCATCGATGGGGAAAACCACCTTCGCCATGAACCTGTGCGAAAACGCCGCGATGACCCAGGAAAAACCGGTGCTGATCTTCAGCCTGGAGATGCCCGGCGAGCAGATCATGATGCGTATGCTGGCGTCGCTGTCGCGCGTGGATCAGACGCGCATCCGTACCGGCCAGCTCGACGACGAGGACTGGGCGCGCATTTCCAGCACCATGGGTATCCTGTTGGAGAAGCGCAACATGTACATCGACGACTCCTCCGGCCTGACGCCGACCGAAGTGCGCTCGCGCGCGCGGCGCATTTTCCGCGAGCACGACGGGCTTAGCCTCATCATGATCGACTACCTGCAGCTGATGCGCGTGCCGGCCCTGTCCGACAACCGTACGCTGGAGATCGCCGAGATTTCGCGCTCGCTGAAGGCGCTGGCGAAAGAGCTGCAGGTGCCGGTGGTGGCGCTGTCGCAGCTGAACCGAAGCCTGGAGCAGCGCGCCGATAAGCGCCCGGTCAACTCCGACCTGCGTGAGTCCGGCTCTATCGAGCAGGATGCCGACCTGATTATGTTCATCTATCGTGATGAGGTGTATCACGAGAACAGCGATCTGAAAGGGATCGCGGAAATTATTATCGGTAAGCAGCGTAACGGCCCGATCGGCACCGTGCGCCTTACCTTTAACGGCCAGTGGTCGCGTTTCGATAACTACGCGGGGCCACAATACGATGACGAATAA
- a CDS encoding quinone oxidoreductase: MAKRIQFSATGGPEVLQYVDFTPLDPAAGEVQIENKAIGINYIDTYVRSGLYAPASLPSGLGTEAAGVVVKVGAGVSAIKPGDRVVYAQSSLGAYSEIHNVPEEKVALLPHNLSFEQGAASFLKGLTVHYLLRQTHEVQPGEVFLFHAAAGGVGLIACQWAKALGARLIGSVGSDEKAALAKQAGAWATINYHKEDIAQRVAELTHGEKVGVVYDSVGQSTWQASLNSLKRRGLMVSFGNASGPVTGVDLALLNQKGSLYVTRPSLNGYVTNRAELQYASNELFSLIGSGAIRVEVRNEQKFALADAQRAHQVLESRSTSGSSLLIP, from the coding sequence ATGGCCAAGCGCATTCAATTCTCCGCCACCGGCGGGCCGGAAGTCTTGCAATACGTTGATTTTACACCACTCGATCCGGCTGCCGGGGAAGTGCAGATCGAGAACAAGGCGATCGGCATCAACTACATCGACACCTATGTGCGCAGCGGGCTGTACGCGCCGGCCAGCCTGCCGAGCGGCCTCGGCACCGAGGCGGCCGGCGTGGTGGTCAAGGTCGGCGCCGGGGTCAGCGCGATCAAACCGGGCGACCGGGTGGTGTATGCGCAGTCGTCGCTCGGCGCCTACAGCGAGATCCACAACGTGCCGGAAGAAAAAGTGGCGCTGCTGCCGCACAACCTCAGCTTTGAGCAGGGCGCCGCCTCTTTCCTCAAAGGGCTGACGGTGCACTATCTGTTGCGCCAAACCCACGAAGTGCAGCCGGGAGAAGTGTTCCTGTTCCATGCCGCCGCCGGCGGGGTTGGCCTTATTGCCTGCCAATGGGCCAAAGCGCTGGGCGCGCGCCTGATCGGCAGCGTCGGCTCCGACGAGAAGGCCGCCCTGGCGAAACAGGCCGGTGCCTGGGCCACCATCAACTACCACAAAGAGGATATCGCCCAGCGGGTGGCCGAGCTGACGCACGGCGAGAAGGTTGGCGTAGTGTACGATTCGGTGGGGCAAAGCACCTGGCAGGCCTCGCTCAACAGCCTGAAACGCCGCGGCCTGATGGTCAGCTTCGGCAATGCCTCCGGCCCGGTGACCGGCGTCGATCTGGCGCTGCTCAACCAGAAAGGATCGCTGTACGTCACCCGCCCTTCCCTCAACGGCTACGTCACTAACCGCGCCGAACTGCAGTACGCCAGCAACGAGCTGTTCTCGCTGATCGGCAGCGGCGCCATTCGGGTGGAGGTGAGAAACGAGCAGAAATTTGCGCTGGCCGACGCCCAGCGGGCGCACCAGGTGCTGGAAAGCCGCAGCACCAGCGGCTCCAGCCTGCTGATCCCCTGA
- the pspG gene encoding envelope stress response protein PspG — translation MLEIFFLIGFVVMLMVTGISLLGIFAALLAAAAFMLVGGLFAVVIKLLPWLILAVVGVWIYRAMQKPQARRY, via the coding sequence ATGTTGGAAATCTTCTTTCTCATTGGCTTTGTGGTGATGCTGATGGTGACCGGCATCTCGCTGCTGGGGATCTTCGCTGCGCTGTTGGCGGCGGCGGCGTTCATGCTGGTGGGCGGGTTGTTCGCGGTGGTCATCAAGCTGCTGCCGTGGCTGATTTTGGCGGTGGTCGGGGTATGGATTTACCGCGCGATGCAGAAACCGCAGGCCAGGCGTTACTGA
- the dusA gene encoding tRNA dihydrouridine(20/20a) synthase DusA: MTKDNHAPTYAANRFSIAPMLDWTDRHCRYFHRLLTKETLLYTEMVTTGAIIHGKGDYLAYSEEEHPVALQLGGSDPAALAHCAKLAEQRGYDEINLNVGCPSDRVQNGMFGACLMGQATLVADCIKAMRDVVSIPVTVKTRIGIDDQDSYAFLCDFIETVAGRGECDMFTIHARKAWLSGLSPKENREVPPLDYPRVYQLKRDFPALTIAINGGVKTLEEARQHLQHLDGVMMGREAYQNPGILARVDSELFGAQTAVPDSVAIVEALYPYIERELSNGTYLGHITRHILGLFQGVPGARQWRRHLSENAHKPGADARVVEQALALVRQPRVEMA, encoded by the coding sequence ATGACGAAAGACAACCACGCCCCAACCTACGCCGCCAATCGTTTCTCCATCGCGCCGATGCTCGACTGGACCGATCGTCATTGCCGTTACTTCCACCGCCTGCTGACCAAGGAAACGCTGCTGTACACCGAAATGGTGACCACCGGCGCGATCATCCACGGCAAAGGCGACTACCTGGCCTACAGCGAAGAAGAGCATCCGGTGGCGCTGCAGCTGGGCGGTAGCGATCCGGCCGCGCTGGCGCACTGCGCCAAACTGGCGGAGCAGCGCGGTTACGACGAGATTAACCTCAACGTCGGCTGCCCGTCCGATCGCGTGCAAAACGGCATGTTCGGCGCCTGTTTGATGGGGCAGGCGACGCTGGTCGCCGACTGCATCAAGGCGATGCGCGACGTGGTGTCGATCCCGGTGACGGTGAAGACCCGCATCGGCATCGACGATCAGGACAGCTACGCCTTCCTGTGCGACTTTATCGAGACCGTCGCCGGGCGCGGCGAGTGCGACATGTTCACCATCCACGCGCGCAAGGCCTGGCTCTCCGGCCTCAGCCCGAAAGAGAACCGCGAAGTGCCGCCGCTCGACTACCCGCGCGTTTATCAGCTGAAGCGGGATTTCCCGGCGCTGACCATCGCCATCAACGGCGGGGTGAAAACGCTGGAGGAGGCGCGGCAGCACCTGCAGCATCTGGACGGCGTGATGATGGGGCGCGAGGCGTACCAGAATCCGGGCATCCTGGCGCGGGTCGACAGCGAACTGTTCGGCGCGCAGACCGCAGTGCCGGACAGCGTGGCGATCGTCGAAGCGCTGTATCCGTATATCGAGCGCGAGCTGTCCAACGGCACCTATCTCGGCCACATCACCCGCCACATCCTCGGTTTGTTCCAGGGCGTGCCGGGCGCGCGCCAGTGGCGTCGCCACCTGAGCGAGAACGCCCACAAGCCGGGCGCCGATGCGCGGGTGGTGGAGCAGGCGCTGGCGCTGGTGCGTCAGCCGCGTGTCGAAATGGCGTAA
- a CDS encoding sugar O-acetyltransferase translates to MTEREKLLSGQVYNSRDEELIAMYHRARALTKSLGELGSHQADEKNRLLGELFGAWGEASWIETPFWCDYGQHVRIGKNCFINVNAVFLDCNTITIGDNTLIGPNVQIYTPSHPLKAGERFTGDPAFPFRTSAQPVSIGSNVWIGGNVVILPGVTIGDGTTIGAGSIVTGDIPANVLALGQPCRVIRALE, encoded by the coding sequence ATGACGGAAAGAGAGAAGCTGTTAAGCGGCCAGGTGTACAACAGCCGCGATGAAGAATTGATTGCTATGTACCATCGGGCCAGAGCGTTGACCAAAAGCCTGGGCGAGCTGGGTTCGCATCAGGCGGACGAGAAAAACCGTCTGCTCGGCGAACTGTTCGGCGCCTGGGGCGAGGCGAGCTGGATCGAAACGCCGTTCTGGTGCGACTACGGGCAACATGTCCGCATCGGCAAGAACTGTTTTATCAACGTCAATGCGGTGTTCCTCGACTGCAATACCATCACCATCGGCGACAACACGCTGATCGGCCCCAACGTGCAAATCTACACGCCGAGTCATCCGCTGAAGGCCGGTGAACGCTTTACCGGTGACCCGGCTTTCCCTTTCCGCACCTCGGCGCAGCCGGTGTCCATCGGCAGCAATGTGTGGATCGGCGGTAACGTGGTGATCTTGCCGGGCGTGACCATCGGCGACGGCACCACTATCGGCGCGGGCAGCATCGTGACCGGCGACATCCCGGCCAACGTGCTGGCGCTGGGGCAGCCGTGCCGGGTTATCCGCGCGTTGGAATAG